CGCCGCGACATGCGAGATCACGGGCGTGCACCTGGATCGCAGCCAGCGCAAGTCCACGCCGTTCGCCGATGTCATCCGCGAAACGGCGTCTCGGCATCTTGCCGAGCAGGTCGACGTGTAGGCCATGTCCGTGTTCGAACCGAAGGACCCGGGCTATCGGGCGGCGGCCATCGCCATGTTCAATGGCCAGCCTGCGATGCAGACGCTCGGCATCGTGATCGTCCGCCTTGCGCCGGGCGAAGTGGAGCTGGCGATGCCGTATTCGGCCGCCTTCACGCAGCAGAATGGTTTTGTCCATGCCGGCATCATCACCGCAGGCCTCGACAACGCCTGCGGCGTCGCCGCCTTCACCCTGATGCCGCGCGAAGCGGGCATCCTCACCGTCGAGTTCAAGACCACGCTGCTCGCGCCTGCGCGCGGCATGCGCTTCGTCTTCAAGGCCGAGGTCGTCAAGCCCGGCCGCACGCTGACCTTCTGCGAAGCCAGAGCCTTTGCCGAGCACGAGGGCAAGACGTCGCTGATCGCGACCATGACGGGGACGTTGATGGCGATGCTGCCGCGCGCCTGAGGCGTCGCAAGCACCGGCCAACCGCACATAGCCCGGCGATGACATTGCGCCCGCAAGGCTCTATATCAGCCGTAACAATTCCCGGTCGCGAACCGTATTTGCAGCGATGGGACCGAAACGGGACGACATATGGCTGGATTTGGGAACAAGGGCCGTCTGACCACGCGGCGCGCGGCATTGACGCTGATCGGCGCGGGTGCTTTGGCGGCGGGCGGCATCACCTCGGCTTGGGCCGCTGTCGATGACGACGAGGTGCTGACCGAAGCCAAGGTGCTGCGCGATCCCGACACGCCGGTTGCCGGCAATCCCGACGGCAATATCACCATCGTCGAATGGTCCGATTACAATTGTCCCTATTGCCGCAAGCTCGAGCCCGAGCTGCGCCAGGTCGTCCAGGACGACGGCAAGGTGAGGCTGGTGATGAAGGACTGGCCGATCCTCGGGCCGGTCTCGGTCACGGCAGCGCGGAGTGCGCTCGCTGCCAAATTCCAGAACAAATATCATCCGGCCCACGACGCCCTGATCGGCGTCAGCTCGCGCCTGACCGAGCCGCGCATCAACGAGCTCCTTGCCGGCGCCGGCGTCGACATGGACCGCCTGAAACGCGATCTCACCGACCGGGGCAGCGACATCGACGCGCTGCTCAAGCGCAACAACGATCAAGCCGAAGCCTTCGGCTTCCGCGGCACGCCGTCCTTCATCGTCGGCAAGTACCGCGTCCCGGGCGTGCTCAGCATGAATGAGTTCGAGCAGGTCATTGCCGACGCGCGCAAGGCCAAGATGAACTGAGCCGGCGGTCTTCATCGCGCAACACAAAGGCGCCGCCGCGGCGTTCGCGACGGCGCCTCGTTCATGACGGCGCCTCGTTCAGGACCCGGTGTCGTTACTTCGACGAGATCCGGACCCAGTCTTTGTGCGCGCGGTCTCGCAGCGCGTCAAAGTCGGCCTTGGCGACATCCCAGTTCACGATGGTGCGATTGGTGGCCGCGACCTCGCCCCTGGCGACCGACGACGTCTGCATGGAATCATAGACGTAAACGCCGCCTGCAAGCAGCAGCGCGCCCAGGATCATTCCAAAAAAAGTCTGCATTTGCGAACCTCCGGTGACCGGCGATAACGTCGGCTGCGACGGACAGTTCCCGCGCTCGGGTCATCGCAGAAGGGGAGTTCGGCCCGGATCGGTCCTATGGGTCGTGGATTAACGGGCGTGGGTTGGCTATACTCGAAACTGATGACGAACGACACCTCCGCAAGCCTGATCGACAAGCTCGGCCGCAAATATCTCTGGTGGCGGCCGGTCGACGGATTGCCTTTCTCCGAAGATCGCATCGTCGCGCAAATCATGAATCTCGGGACGTATGACGATGTTCTCCAGTTGGAGGCAGCGCTGGGACACGCCCATCTCGCAGACATCATGCTTCGCGCTGAGCCGGGCTGGTTCAGCGATCGCTCCTGGGAGTTTTGGCGCGGGCGCCTGTCATTTGCGATGGGTGCCGAACTGCCGGACAAGGCGCTACGAAGAGACTTCCATGCCGCGACGCTTTGAGCCGAGACTGTCGATCCTGCCCGCTGCTCAATGCGAAATCTGGCCTCTGCTTGCTCCTTCGCGGAATCTACAGCTCGTCCTCTACGGCGGCACGGCCATTGCCCTTCAACTGGGACATCGCGAGTCGCTCGATTTCGATTTCTTTTGCTCCGCGGCGCTGAACAAGGAGCAAGTCCATGCGCAGTTCCGCTTCGTCGACGGCGCCGCCGTCCTTCAGGATGCTCCCAACACATTGGTGGTCTCGGCCAACATGCCCTCAGGCCCGGTGAAGGTTTCCTTTTTCGGACGCATTGGCTTCGGTCGTGTCAACGACCCCATGCCAACCGCAGATGGCACGATGTTCGTAGCCTCGCTCGAGGATTTGCTGGCCACCAAACTTAAGGCGACGCTCGATCGAGCCGAGGCCAAGGACTACCGGGACATCGCCGAGATGATCTCTGCGGGGGTATCATTGCCGCGAGGGATCTCGGCATTCCGGGAGATGTTCGGTGGCGAGCCCGCGCAGGTGCTGCGCGCAATAGGATTCTTCGAAGATGGACCTTCGCAGTCTGAGCGGGACTGATCGCCAAACCCTGCGGGAGGCCCGGGATCGCGTGGACGTATTGCCCAATGTGTCTCTCAAGCAGAGCCTCTTATGAGGACCGCTGAGTCCCATTCAGCCATTCCAGCAGCTCCGCGTTGATCTCGCGCGGATAGGTGTGGCTGAGGTCGTCGATCTCGCGGTAGATGACATCGGCGCCGGCGGCCGAGAGCGCCGCCTGCGTCTGCCGCGCGGTCTGCACCGGAAACATCCAGTCGAGCTTGCCGTGCGTGATGAAGACGGGCAGGCCCTGCAGGCGCGCGGCGTCCGCCATCTCCGCCATCAGCGGATGGAAGGTCGCCGACACCGGCGCAAGATGGGTGAAGGGCGAGGCGCCGTCGAGACCAGTGACGTAGCAGAAGGTGCCGCCGTCACTCATGCCGGTCAGCAGCATGCGCGAGGCATCGACGCTCCAGCGGCTGCGCACGCTCTCGAGGATGCGCATGAGGTTGGGGGTGTCGGCGTCATCGCCCATCAGCGCCCAGGTCGGGCCGGTCGCGGTCGGGGCCACCAATATTGCGCCGAGACTACGGGCGTCGCGCAGCCAGCTCCACAGGAAGCCGCGACCGTTGCCGCTGCCGCCGTGCAGCACCATCACCAGCGGCATGGCACGCTCGGGCGTGTAATATTCGGGCACGTAAGCAGAGAAGCCGCCGCGGCGGCCGGGCTCGTTGTGGTCGTGGAAGATGCCGGTGTGCTCGCTCGCGCCAGCTTCCAGTCGTGAAAGCAAATCACCGTTCTCGCGATTGGCGGCGTTGAGGAAGAAGCTGCTCACTGGAGGAAACTGCGCCGCCAGCGGATAAAGCGCCTCCTGTGCGCGCGGCACGTGGCGTAGCGCGCGGAACACCGCGACGAGATCGCCATTGCCGCGCTCGACCTCGCGAATGCCGGCAAAGGCGGCGAGCGTCTCGTCGCAGGCCCTATCGAGCTGGCCGCGCAGTCCGGCGAACTGCTCCGGCCAGTCGCCGCTCGCCGCGCGCGCCGTTTGCAGCGTCTCGTCCGGCGCACCGATCGCGTTCATCACGGAAGCAAAGGCCGGCGGATGCAAATGCCGCTGGAAGAAGCCGAGCGCTTCCAGAGCATTGAGCAGCGGCGGCAGCACGGCCACGATGTCGTCCACCACGGCCTCTGTCATCGCGGCTTCCTCAGTTGGGATCAATGCAGCTTCGGCGCCTTCAACAGCTTGAAGCGATCGGTCGAGGTGACCGTGACATCGAAGGTGACGCCTTCGTGATGCACGGTGAGCGGCACGTCGACACCGGCGGCGCCGAGCGCCCACATCTTCTTGTAGAACGCGGTCTGGCTCGTGATCTTGTCGCCGTTCACGGCGAGGATGACGTCGCCGGTCTTGAGCTCGGCACGGGCGGCCGGACCATTGGCGGAGATCCCGATCACCACCACGCGGTTGTCGATCTCGGTCGAGTAGAGTCCAAGCCAGGGCCGTGCCGGCTTGTTGACGCGACCGAATTTGCGCAGGTCATCGAGGATCGGCTTCAGGAGGTCGATCGGCACGATCATGTTGACGTGCTCGGCCTTGCCGTCGCGTTCGCGTTCGAGCTGGAGCGAACCGATCCCGATCAATTCGCCGCGTTCGTTGAGGAGCGCCGTGCCGCCCCAGTTCGGGTGCGCGGGATAGGTGAAGACGGCCTCATCCAACAGATATTCCCAGTAGCCGGCGAATTCCTGCTTGGCCACGATCTGGCTTGCGACCGACCGCGTCCGCCCGCCGGCGCCGCCGACCACGACGCGGTCGCCGATCCGGGTTTCCGCCGAGCTGCCGAGCGGCAAGGGCTCGACGTCGAGACGGCCGAGCGCCTGCACGAGGCCGAAGCCGGTGACGGAATCGAAGCCGAGCGCATGCCCTTCGACCACGCGCCCGTCGCCGAGGTGCAGCCAGACGGATTCCGCCTCGGTGATGAGGTAGCCGATGGTGAGCACCAGCCCGTCGTCGATCACGACGCCGTTGCCGGCGCGTTCGGTGCCCAGCGTCTCGGCGCTGAAGGCGTCCGGCGGGATGATGGCGTGCAGGCCGACGACGGAGCCGAGCGCGCGGTCGAGATCGAAACCATAGTCGCTCGCGCGCGGCTGGTTCGCCGGCGGCACTCTCCATTCGGTCAGTGCGGGCATGGAGTTCTCCTGGCTGAGAGCATCGCTCCGCCGTAGTCCGCGGAACGAAGCGCGAAGCACGCATAATTTAGGCCGGAGCAGGCCGTCTTGAAAGCCTCGTCCCGCAACTATTCGGGAGAACGTCGTGTGAAATCCTCGAAAGGCACGAGAACACCTCGGGCAAAGGGGACATCATCGATCCGGCAGCGGCCGCATGGCTGCTGTCCGGCGAGGTGCTAGGCGCCGTGCAACGAAGCTGCTAACCATTGCCGCTTCGTTGAACTTGGGATCACGGACCGAAGCATGGATAACCGCAGCGACATCTGGCGTGGCGTCGACACGATCAAGGCACGTTTCATCGACCTCAGCGACAGGGTCTGGGGCATGCCCGAAGTGTGCTACACCGAGGCGCGGTCCGCCGCCGAGCATCTCGCCGAGCTGCGTCATCAGGGTTTCCGTATCACCGAGCAGGTTGCCGGCATTCCGACCGCGGTGATGGGCGAGTGGGGCGAGGGCGGTCCGGTCATCGCCTTCATGGGTGAGTATGACGCGCTGCCGGGATTGAGCCAGGAGGCCGGCGTCGCCGAGCATCGTCCGATCGAGGCTGGTGGCCATGGCCATGGCTGCGGACATAATCTGCTCGGTTCCGCGGCGTTGCTCGCCGCGACCGCGGTGAAGGACTGGCTCGGCGAGAACAAAGTGCCGGGACGCGTGCGCTATTACGGCTGCCCTGCAGAAGAGGGTGGCGCGGCCAAGGCCTTCATGGTGCGCTCCGGCGCGTTCGAAGATGCCGACATCGCCATCACCTGGCATCCGCACAGCTTCTGGGAAGTCGCGGTGACGCCCTCGCTCGCCAACACGCGCGCGGACTTCATCTTCACCGGCCGCACCTCGCATGCGGCGGCCTCGCCGCATCTGGGGCGCTCCGCGCTCGATGCGGTCGAGCTGATGAACGTCGGCGTGAACTACATGCGCGAGCACATGCCGAGCGACGCGCGCGTGCATTATGCGTTGCTCGACACCGGCGGCATCGCGCCCAACGTGGTGCAGGCCCATGCGCGGGTGCGCTATTCGATCCGCGCCCGCGATCTTCCCGGCATGAACGAGCTGGTCGAGCGCGTGTCCAAGATCGCGCAGGGCGCAGCCCTGATGACCGAGACCAAGGTGGAGATGAAGATCATCTCCGCGGTTT
This genomic stretch from Bradyrhizobium daqingense harbors:
- a CDS encoding PaaI family thioesterase, yielding MSVFEPKDPGYRAAAIAMFNGQPAMQTLGIVIVRLAPGEVELAMPYSAAFTQQNGFVHAGIITAGLDNACGVAAFTLMPREAGILTVEFKTTLLAPARGMRFVFKAEVVKPGRTLTFCEARAFAEHEGKTSLIATMTGTLMAMLPRA
- a CDS encoding DsbA family protein encodes the protein MAGFGNKGRLTTRRAALTLIGAGALAAGGITSAWAAVDDDEVLTEAKVLRDPDTPVAGNPDGNITIVEWSDYNCPYCRKLEPELRQVVQDDGKVRLVMKDWPILGPVSVTAARSALAAKFQNKYHPAHDALIGVSSRLTEPRINELLAGAGVDMDRLKRDLTDRGSDIDALLKRNNDQAEAFGFRGTPSFIVGKYRVPGVLSMNEFEQVIADARKAKMN
- a CDS encoding nucleotidyl transferase AbiEii/AbiGii toxin family protein is translated as MPRRFEPRLSILPAAQCEIWPLLAPSRNLQLVLYGGTAIALQLGHRESLDFDFFCSAALNKEQVHAQFRFVDGAAVLQDAPNTLVVSANMPSGPVKVSFFGRIGFGRVNDPMPTADGTMFVASLEDLLATKLKATLDRAEAKDYRDIAEMISAGVSLPRGISAFREMFGGEPAQVLRAIGFFEDGPSQSERD
- a CDS encoding phospholipase, with the translated sequence MTEAVVDDIVAVLPPLLNALEALGFFQRHLHPPAFASVMNAIGAPDETLQTARAASGDWPEQFAGLRGQLDRACDETLAAFAGIREVERGNGDLVAVFRALRHVPRAQEALYPLAAQFPPVSSFFLNAANRENGDLLSRLEAGASEHTGIFHDHNEPGRRGGFSAYVPEYYTPERAMPLVMVLHGGSGNGRGFLWSWLRDARSLGAILVAPTATGPTWALMGDDADTPNLMRILESVRSRWSVDASRMLLTGMSDGGTFCYVTGLDGASPFTHLAPVSATFHPLMAEMADAARLQGLPVFITHGKLDWMFPVQTARQTQAALSAAGADVIYREIDDLSHTYPREINAELLEWLNGTQRSS
- a CDS encoding S1C family serine protease, producing the protein MPALTEWRVPPANQPRASDYGFDLDRALGSVVGLHAIIPPDAFSAETLGTERAGNGVVIDDGLVLTIGYLITEAESVWLHLGDGRVVEGHALGFDSVTGFGLVQALGRLDVEPLPLGSSAETRIGDRVVVGGAGGRTRSVASQIVAKQEFAGYWEYLLDEAVFTYPAHPNWGGTALLNERGELIGIGSLQLERERDGKAEHVNMIVPIDLLKPILDDLRKFGRVNKPARPWLGLYSTEIDNRVVVIGISANGPAARAELKTGDVILAVNGDKITSQTAFYKKMWALGAAGVDVPLTVHHEGVTFDVTVTSTDRFKLLKAPKLH
- a CDS encoding M20 family metallopeptidase; the encoded protein is MDNRSDIWRGVDTIKARFIDLSDRVWGMPEVCYTEARSAAEHLAELRHQGFRITEQVAGIPTAVMGEWGEGGPVIAFMGEYDALPGLSQEAGVAEHRPIEAGGHGHGCGHNLLGSAALLAATAVKDWLGENKVPGRVRYYGCPAEEGGAAKAFMVRSGAFEDADIAITWHPHSFWEVAVTPSLANTRADFIFTGRTSHAAASPHLGRSALDAVELMNVGVNYMREHMPSDARVHYALLDTGGIAPNVVQAHARVRYSIRARDLPGMNELVERVSKIAQGAALMTETKVEMKIISAVSNILPNTPLEQALHRVMEELGPPHFDEADKSFARQIRATLSDKDISSVYYAIGMEPTDRPLADFLVPLDAKRNPLVGSTDVGDVSWVVPTVQVHAPTVAIGTPFHTWQVVAQGKSAHAHKAMVQAAKAMAGLGIKALTDSELIKAAKADLQKRTAKTPYVCPLPDHVAPPLDMSVA